CTACAGTCAGCTGATTCCCGGTTTTATCTACCGGAATGATCTTATATCTACGAACAATATCTTCTGGAATAGTTTTAATTATCTGCGGGTCAATTTCATAATGAGACAGCGTGATATACGGAATGCCAAGCTGACGACCGAGTGCTGCAGCAATCGTCTCTTCGGAAGCAAATCCAAGACTAATTAGCACATCACCAAGCCTTTTCCCCATTTTCTTCTGCTGCGCTAACGCCTGTTGTAACTGTTCCTCGGTAATAACTCCTTCAGCAACTAACATTTCGCCGAGTCGTTGTCGGTGGGTTAATGCCATAAGCGAAATCAACGAATTGAATAAGTAATTTTGCGTTTTGTGTGTTGATTCAACCTACATTTTTACCATAAACCGACGAATCCCGCAAGTATTGATATACTTTTTCTGGTAAAAAATACCGAATTGGCTTCCCATTCTTGATTCGTTTTCGGATTTCACTCGCAGAAATATTTATTGGCTCGAGCCGCAATATTTTTATTTTCCGGCGAATGGTTGCATCAAGTGAACTAAAGGTAAACCCAGTGCGGGGCGCGACTATAAATCGGCATAACTCTAATAATTCCTCCGCTTTCTTCCAGGTATATATTTCCGTTAAAGCATCCATTCCGATAATAAAATACAATACGGCCGTGTTTCCATACTTTTTCTGCAATAATCTTATAGTATCTATTGTATATGATGTATCACGTCGTTTCAATTCTAGGTCAGAAACCACAAACTGCGGATTGCCAGAAATTGCTAATTTCGTCATCTGCAACCGATGTTCTGCTGATGCGATTCCTTTCAGGTTTTTATGCGGTGGTATCGCTGCCGGGATAAAAATAATTTTATCCAACGCAAACTGACTGAGACTTTCTTGCGCGATAATCAGATGACCAATATGAATCGGATTAAATG
This sequence is a window from bacterium. Protein-coding genes within it:
- the nadD gene encoding nicotinate-nucleotide adenylyltransferase translates to MAIRLGIFGGTFNPIHIGHLIIAQESLSQFALDKIIFIPAAIPPHKNLKGIASAEHRLQMTKLAISGNPQFVVSDLELKRRDTSYTIDTIRLLQKKYGNTAVLYFIIGMDALTEIYTWKKAEELLELCRFIVAPRTGFTFSSLDATIRRKIKILRLEPINISASEIRKRIKNGKPIRYFLPEKVYQYLRDSSVYGKNVG